From the genome of Mesorhizobium japonicum MAFF 303099, one region includes:
- a CDS encoding D-3-phosphoglycerate dehydrogenase — protein sequence MSAQGLPSVLAFERYDPTDASLNWLRERGVNVIFGNAHWEMPFKRFTEDELIAKAHGCVALMGASGTRITRRVMHSLPDLRYISKYGIGVDSIDIDAATEHGILVSSTPNDFKSSRSASTRSP from the coding sequence ATGAGCGCTCAAGGCTTGCCCAGCGTTCTCGCATTTGAGCGCTACGACCCGACTGACGCCTCGCTTAACTGGCTGCGCGAGCGTGGGGTCAACGTCATTTTCGGCAATGCGCACTGGGAAATGCCGTTCAAGCGCTTCACCGAGGATGAGCTGATTGCCAAGGCACATGGCTGTGTCGCCTTGATGGGGGCAAGCGGCACCCGCATCACCAGGCGCGTGATGCATTCGCTTCCGGATCTGCGCTACATCTCAAAATATGGCATCGGCGTCGACAGCATCGACATAGACGCCGCCACGGAGCACGGCATTCTGGTTTCGAGCACGCCGAACGATTTCAAATCTTCACGGTCAGCGAGCACGCGGTCGCCCTGA